The Arachis hypogaea cultivar Tifrunner chromosome 16, arahy.Tifrunner.gnm2.J5K5, whole genome shotgun sequence genome contains a region encoding:
- the LOC112754399 gene encoding DNA glycosylase/AP lyase ROS1 isoform X1: MEIGETDRNKVQGEVPWIPNTPSKPILQRPPPIYAPREGIEIGSHSNAVSACCESSTNAEIETRQHLRLPHEAAVTNIACDSDKTSARLSFDNNSVSSNNGFAELLAQANAASATSVAAYADFLRNHFVPNLNTEINPTCALLGQGHLSYGQPLFNATHNCQDPRGSSFFTYYRHNTPYAAPHGPDNAVRTGNTQYAETQLHMEKKDQGREENKVSDAEHNNNDSPQNKELCDPLIEFGAVSTQCQENQSQNKEINPHVNLNKTPQQKPRRKKHRPKVIIEGKPRRNSKTKTPKSDQSKESSTSKRKYVRKKGSNTTSTPQIEVTGELTNPLMPESAKKTCRRSLNFDVGDQQRQRNSRCIEDTNINLGRETVAATNTLTNEGRQALGTPLSESNSCWAMPHANSIENGNKRKGPQDENRNRAQILSSSDTRISTTSLQAVGSKRKHTGTIKHEDTNSINLIGVQYNMLQAHYQESWIQFPNIQKKRRSEKGKNSNTSSASATKIVEVEVCPQDARSSPYASTSNFWPTSSEYNAVKVPVMITATERVIHDKPQSFRYNLSSWQPMQTKRRSKLPTRKTSVNAEREQTCIDALVADMGATLKKKKRTKKRSTLVSSAYSCTSEMQQHQKVMLENCSLPLNNLLVVGSEETWKNVHSADELTEQFRHLNINRESRELLLHGQNTLVPYNQQHQKHKGPANGYGTIIPYEGSFDLIKKQRPRPKVDLDEETNRVWKLLLLDINSPGIDGMDEDKAKWWEEERKVFRGRADSFIARMHLVQGDRRFSKWKGSVVDSVVGVFLTQNVSDHLSSSAFMSLAARFPLKSSNKYQTYNEGSTSLLVSRPQPEVYIVEPEESSQKVLNPCAYDLSSMTIESTEHSEGKEVVDSNDSCRTNGSLTSSTDESNFKLSESTQKHMRDNHCPLESGPIGTTIGEAQEISCIGSVSKELSDMVSSQCSVITSQICAECSVEQSPEKIGSCSESNSEVEELSSAAKYNIFHDRTSFSKLLEMASLTTLHEVNSQKSKSTENSRDASGQSIGIKHGNQTEKLNVTQDFPEASIITCNEYSLKMTPKGGVLEAGPFEIEDLSTDFRKNKEENDMKGPGVQASESETQAAIAHSQCMLSQFHSQQQSNHKEKNALHVLEETQDPIQKPRELDCGHESNTVKEHTKIASTKSTKSRVHLKDKKDNFDWDSLRRQAQDKAGKREKTENTMDSLDWDAVRRADVREIADAIKERGMNNMLAERIKNFLNLLVDKHGAIDLEWLRDVPPDQAKEYLLNIRGLGLKSVECVRLLTLHNLAFPVDTNVGRIAVRLGWVPLQPLPESLQLHLLELYPVLESIQKYLWPRLCKLDQRTLYELHYQLITFGKVFCTKYKPNCNACPMRGECRHFASAFASARLALPGPEQKGIVIANGNNATNQNLSVTINQLPLPLPTNTSQAEELQEIQASKQLEARSEINICQPIIEEPSTPEPECTQVLGNDIEDAFCEETCEIPAINVDMEELTLNVQNYMEENMDLQEGEMSKALVALTPEAACIPTPKLKNVNRLRTEHWVYELPDSHRLLEGWEKREPDDPGKYLLAIWTPGETANSTQPPEKKCSFQDCGQLCNEKECFQCNSFREANSQIVRGTILIPCRTAMRGSFPLNGTYFQVNEVFADDESSLNPISVPRSWIWNLRRRTVYFGTSIPTIFRGLTTQEIQRCFWRGYVCVRGFDRQKRAPRPLKARLHFPASKLEKKKPSAPANTPEELNLNLEPNPEPNPEQPELLANTPNH; encoded by the exons ATGGAGATTGGAGAAACTGATAGAAACAAGGTTCAAGGAGAGGTTCCATGGATCCCCAACACCCCTTCGAAGCCTATTCTTCAAAGACCGCCGCCAATCTATGCTCCTCGAGAAGGAATCGAGATCGGGTCACATTCTAATGCGGTATCTGCATGTTGTGAATCCTCAACCAATGCAGAAATTGAGACCAGGCAACACCTTCGGCTACCACATGAGGCTGCAGTAACAAACATTGCCTGTGACAGTGACAAAACAAGTGCAAGATTGTCCTTTGACAACAATTCTGTGTCGAGTAATAACGGCTTTGCGGAGCTTTTGGCTCAGGCTAATGCTGCTTCAGCAACCTCCGTTGCAGCATATGCAGATTTTCTGAGGAATCATTTTGTTCCTAATTTAAATACAGAGATAAACCCCACCTGTGCTTTACTTGGCCAAGGTCATCTCTCTTATGGGCAACCCTTGTTCAATGCTACTCACAATTGTCAAGATCCTCGAG GATCATCATTCTTTACTTACTATCGCCATAACACTCCTTATGCTGCCCCACATGGTCCAGATAATGCTGTCAGAACAGGAAACACACAATATGCAGAGACACAACTGCATATGGAAAAGAAGGATCAAGGCAGAGAAGAGAATAAAGTTTCAGATGCAGAGCACAACAATAATGACAGCCCACAAAACAAAGAACTTTGTGATCCTTTAATAGAATTTGGTGCAGTTTCTACACAATGCCAAGAGAATCAGAGCCAGAATAAGGAAATAAATCCCCATGTTAATCTGAACAAGACACCACAACAAAAACCAAGAAGAAAGAAGCACCGCCCCAAGGTCATCATAGAAGGCAAACCGAGGAGAAACAGTAAAACAAAGACCCCAAAGTCTGATCAATCAAAAGAAAGCTCAACCAGCAAAAGGAAATATGTAAGAAAGAAGGGATCAAACACAACTTCTACTCCTCAAATAGAAGTGACGGGAGAATTGACTAATCCATTGATGCCAGAATCTGCCAAAAAGACATGCCGAAGATCCTTAAATTTTGACGTAGGAGATCAACAAAGGCAGAGAAATTCTAGATGCATAGAAGATACAAACATAAATTTAGGCAGAGAAACTGTTGCAGCAACAAATACTTTGACAAATGAAGGAAGACAAGCCCTCGGTACACCTCTTTCAGAAAGCAATTCTTGTTGGGCAATGCCACATGCTAACTCGATAGAGAATGGCAACAAAAGAAAGGGTCCACAGGATGAAAACAGAAACAGGGCACAAATTCTATCAAGCAGTGACACAAGAATTTCAACCACAAGTTTACAAGCAGTTGGTTCCAAGAGAAAGCATACAGGAACCATTAAGCATGAGGATACCAACAGCATTAATCTGATTGGGGTACAATATAATATGTTGCAGGCACACTACCAAGAGAGTTGGATTCAATTTCCAAATATTCAGAAGAAAAGGAGAAGTGAAAAGGGGAAAAATtccaatacatcttcagcaagtGCAACAAAAATTGTAGAAGTAGAAGTGTGCCCTCAAGATGCTAGATCAAGTCCTTACGCCTCAACTTCAAACTTTTGGCCCACTAGTTCTGAATATAATGCAGTAAAAGTCCCAGTCATGATTACAGCTACAGAAAGAGTTATTCATGATAAACCCCAGTCATTCAGATATAACTTATCTTCATGGCAGCCTATGCAAACCAAAAGAAGATCAAAACTCCCTACACGAAAGACATCTGTGAATGCTGAAAGAGAACAGACATGTATTGATGCTTTAGTTGCAGATATGGGAGCAACactcaaaaaaaagaaaagaactaaAAAGAGAAGCACTCTTGTCAGTTCAGCATATTCTTGCACAAGTGAAATGCAGCAGCATCAAAAAGTTATGCTGGAAAATTGCAGCTTGCCCTTGAACAACTTATTAG TTGTTGGCAGTGAAGAGACATGGAAAAATGTGCATAGTGCAGACGAATTAACAGAGCAATTTAGGCACCTAAACATAAATAGAGAAAGCAGAGAACTTCTATTACATGGGCAGAATACACTTGTCCCGTATAACCAGCAACATCAAAAGCACAAAGGCCCTGCCAATGGATATGGCACCATCATTCCCTATGAGGGCTCATTTGATCTCATTAAAAAACAACGCCCACGACCTAAAGTTGACCTTGATGAGGAGACTAATAGAGTGTGGAAGCTTCTTCTATTAGATATAAACAGTCCTGGAATTGATGGAATGGATGAAGACAAGGCTAAATGGTGGGAAGAAGAACGAAAAGTGTTCCGTGGAAGGGCCGACTCATTTATTGCACGGATGCATCTTGTACAAG GAGACAGACGATTTTCAAAATGGAAAGGATCAGTTGTGGACTCAGTGGTGGGAGTTTTCCTCACACAAAATGTCTCGGACCATCTTTCCAG TTCTGCATTCATGTCCCTTGCTGCTCGATTCCCCCTGAAGTCAAGCAACAAGTATCAAACATACAATGAGGGAAGCACAAGCTTGTTAGTCAGCAGACCACAACCAGAAGTGTACATTGTGGAACCAGAGGAGAGTTCACAGAAAGTATTGAATCCATGTGCTTATGACTTGAGTTCTATGACAATTGAGAGCACTGAACATTCTGAAGGAAAAGAAGTTGTTGACAGCAACGATTCCTGCAGAACAAATGGGAGCTTAACTAGCTCAACAGATGAATCAAACTTCAAACTGTCAGAATCAACTCAGAAACATATGAGGGACAACCATTGTCCATTGGAAAGTGGACCAATTGGTACCACCATAGGGGAAGCACAAGAAATTTCGTGTATTGGGAGTGTTAGCAAAGAGTTAAGTGACATGGTGTCATCCCAATGCTCTGTCATTACCTCTCAAATATGTGCAGAGTGTTCAGTTGAGCAAAGTCCAGAGAAGATAGGATCATGCTCAGAAAGCAACTcagaagtagaagaactatcAAGTGCAGCCAAGTACAACATCTTTCATGATAGAACTTCTTTCAGTAAGCTTTTAGAAATGGCAAGTTTGACAACATTACATGAAGTAAACAGTCAAAAAAGCAAATCAACTGAGAACTCAAGAGATGCATCTGGTCAATCTATAGGCATAAAGCATGGCAACCAAACAGAAAAGTTGAATGTTACCCAAGATTTCCCAGAAGCCTCCATCATCACATGTAATGAATATTCTTTGAAAATGACCCCTAAAGGAGGAGTACTTGAAGCTGGCCCTTTTGAAATAGAAGACTTGTCAACTGATTtcagaaagaataaagaagaaaatgacATGAAGGGGCCTGGTGTTCAAGCATCAGAGTCTGAAACCCAAGCTGCAATTGCCCATTCTCAATGTATGCTATCTCAGTTTCACAGTCAACAACAAAGTAATCACAAAGAGAAAAATGCTTTGCATGTTTTAGAAGAAACTCAAGATCCTATACAGAAACCAAGGGAATTAGATTGTGGTCATGAGAGCAATACCGTCAAAGAACACACTAAAATTgcctccacaaaatcaacaaagagtAGGGTGCACCTAAAggataaaaaagataattttgatTGGGATAGTTTAAGAAGACAAGCACAAGATAAGGCCGGGAAGAGGGAAAAGACAGAAAACACCATGGACTCTTTGGACTGGGATGCTGTTAGACGTGCAGACGTCAGAGAGATTGCTGATGCAATCAAGGAAAGGGGCATGAACAACATGCTTGCTGAACGTATTAAG AACTTCTTAAATCTCTTGGTTGATAAACATGGGGCCATTGACCTTGAGTGGCTAAGAGATGTTCCACCAGATCAAGCAAA AGAATACTTGCTCAACATAAGGGGATTGGGATTGAAGAGCGTGGAGTGTGTGCGACTTTTAACATTGCATAATCTTGCATTCCCG GTTGACACCAATGTTGGACGAATAGCAGTACGTTTGGGATGGGTGCCTCTCCAGCCACTACCTGAGTCACTACAATTGCATCTTCTAGAATT GTACCCTGTGCTGGAATCCATACAAAAATATCTTTGGCCCCGACTGTGCAAGCTAGACCAAAGAACACT GTATGAGCTGCACTATCAGCTGATTACATTTGGAAAG GTCTTCTGTACAAAATATAAACCAAACTGCAATGCATGCCCAATGAGAGGGGAATGTAGACACTTTGCAAGTGCTTTTGCAAG TGCAAGACTTGCCCTACCAGGACCAGAGCAAAAAGGTATAGTAATCGCAAACGGAAATAACGCAACAAATCAGAACCTGTCGGTAACCATCAATCAATTGCCCTTGCCTCTCCCTACAAATACAAGCCAAGCAGAAGAACTTCAAGAAATACAAGCAAGCAAACAACTTGAAGCAAGATCCGAAATCAATATTTGCCAACCAATTATTGAAGAGCCATCAACTCCAGAACCAGAATGCACCCAAGTGTTAGGAAATGATATAGAGGATGCCTTTTGTGAGGAAACATGTGAAATTCCAGCCATCAATGTAGACATGGAAGAACTCACTTTGAATGTACAAAATTATATGGAGGAAAACATGGATCTTCAAGAAGGTGAAATGTCAAAGGCCTTGGTCGCCCTTACTCCAGAAGCTGCCTGCATTCCAACGCCCAAGCTAAAGAATGTGAATCGATTGCGCACAGAGCATTGGGT TTATGAACTCCCAGATTCACATCGTCTATTAGAAGGG TGGGAGAAGCGAGAGCCTGATGATCCAGGAAAATACCTTCTAGCTATATGGACTCCAG GTGAGACAGCAAATTCTACACAGCCACCAGAAAAAAAATGCAGCTTTCAGGACTGTGGCCAGCTCTGTAATGAGAAAGAGTGCTTTCAATGCAACAGTTTCCGCGAAGCAAATTCACAGATAGTCCGAGGGACAATCCTG atacCATGTCGAACAGCTATGAGAGGGAGTTTTCCATTAAATGGCACCTATTTCCAAGTCAACGAG GTATTTGCTGATGATGAATCAAGTCTTAACCCAATTAGTGTTCCCCGAAGTTGGATCTGGAACCTCAGGAGGCGAACAGTATATTTCGGAACCTCCATCCCAACCATTTTTAGAG GTTTAACAACACAAGAAATTCAACGATGCTTTTGGAGAG GATATGTTTGCGTGCGGGGATTTGACAGGCAGAAAAGAGCACCGCGCCCTCTGAAGGCCAGGCTTCACTTCCCAGCTAGCAAGTTGGAGAAGAAAAAGCCATCAGCTCCAGCAAACACACCAGAAGAGCTTAATCTGAATCTGGAACCAAACCCGGAACCAAACCCGGAACAGCCAGAGCTGCTTGCCAACACTCCCAACCATTAA
- the LOC112754399 gene encoding DNA glycosylase/AP lyase ROS1 isoform X2 yields MEIGETDRNKVQGEVPWIPNTPSKPILQRPPPIYAPREGIEIGSHSNAVSACCESSTNAEIETRQHLRLPHEAAVTNIACDSDKTSARLSFDNNSVSSNNGFAELLAQANAASATSVAAYADFLRNHFVPNLNTEINPTCALLGQGHLSYGQPLFNATHNCQDPRDNAVRTGNTQYAETQLHMEKKDQGREENKVSDAEHNNNDSPQNKELCDPLIEFGAVSTQCQENQSQNKEINPHVNLNKTPQQKPRRKKHRPKVIIEGKPRRNSKTKTPKSDQSKESSTSKRKYVRKKGSNTTSTPQIEVTGELTNPLMPESAKKTCRRSLNFDVGDQQRQRNSRCIEDTNINLGRETVAATNTLTNEGRQALGTPLSESNSCWAMPHANSIENGNKRKGPQDENRNRAQILSSSDTRISTTSLQAVGSKRKHTGTIKHEDTNSINLIGVQYNMLQAHYQESWIQFPNIQKKRRSEKGKNSNTSSASATKIVEVEVCPQDARSSPYASTSNFWPTSSEYNAVKVPVMITATERVIHDKPQSFRYNLSSWQPMQTKRRSKLPTRKTSVNAEREQTCIDALVADMGATLKKKKRTKKRSTLVSSAYSCTSEMQQHQKVMLENCSLPLNNLLVVGSEETWKNVHSADELTEQFRHLNINRESRELLLHGQNTLVPYNQQHQKHKGPANGYGTIIPYEGSFDLIKKQRPRPKVDLDEETNRVWKLLLLDINSPGIDGMDEDKAKWWEEERKVFRGRADSFIARMHLVQGDRRFSKWKGSVVDSVVGVFLTQNVSDHLSSSAFMSLAARFPLKSSNKYQTYNEGSTSLLVSRPQPEVYIVEPEESSQKVLNPCAYDLSSMTIESTEHSEGKEVVDSNDSCRTNGSLTSSTDESNFKLSESTQKHMRDNHCPLESGPIGTTIGEAQEISCIGSVSKELSDMVSSQCSVITSQICAECSVEQSPEKIGSCSESNSEVEELSSAAKYNIFHDRTSFSKLLEMASLTTLHEVNSQKSKSTENSRDASGQSIGIKHGNQTEKLNVTQDFPEASIITCNEYSLKMTPKGGVLEAGPFEIEDLSTDFRKNKEENDMKGPGVQASESETQAAIAHSQCMLSQFHSQQQSNHKEKNALHVLEETQDPIQKPRELDCGHESNTVKEHTKIASTKSTKSRVHLKDKKDNFDWDSLRRQAQDKAGKREKTENTMDSLDWDAVRRADVREIADAIKERGMNNMLAERIKNFLNLLVDKHGAIDLEWLRDVPPDQAKEYLLNIRGLGLKSVECVRLLTLHNLAFPVDTNVGRIAVRLGWVPLQPLPESLQLHLLELYPVLESIQKYLWPRLCKLDQRTLYELHYQLITFGKVFCTKYKPNCNACPMRGECRHFASAFASARLALPGPEQKGIVIANGNNATNQNLSVTINQLPLPLPTNTSQAEELQEIQASKQLEARSEINICQPIIEEPSTPEPECTQVLGNDIEDAFCEETCEIPAINVDMEELTLNVQNYMEENMDLQEGEMSKALVALTPEAACIPTPKLKNVNRLRTEHWVYELPDSHRLLEGWEKREPDDPGKYLLAIWTPGETANSTQPPEKKCSFQDCGQLCNEKECFQCNSFREANSQIVRGTILIPCRTAMRGSFPLNGTYFQVNEVFADDESSLNPISVPRSWIWNLRRRTVYFGTSIPTIFRGLTTQEIQRCFWRGYVCVRGFDRQKRAPRPLKARLHFPASKLEKKKPSAPANTPEELNLNLEPNPEPNPEQPELLANTPNH; encoded by the exons ATGGAGATTGGAGAAACTGATAGAAACAAGGTTCAAGGAGAGGTTCCATGGATCCCCAACACCCCTTCGAAGCCTATTCTTCAAAGACCGCCGCCAATCTATGCTCCTCGAGAAGGAATCGAGATCGGGTCACATTCTAATGCGGTATCTGCATGTTGTGAATCCTCAACCAATGCAGAAATTGAGACCAGGCAACACCTTCGGCTACCACATGAGGCTGCAGTAACAAACATTGCCTGTGACAGTGACAAAACAAGTGCAAGATTGTCCTTTGACAACAATTCTGTGTCGAGTAATAACGGCTTTGCGGAGCTTTTGGCTCAGGCTAATGCTGCTTCAGCAACCTCCGTTGCAGCATATGCAGATTTTCTGAGGAATCATTTTGTTCCTAATTTAAATACAGAGATAAACCCCACCTGTGCTTTACTTGGCCAAGGTCATCTCTCTTATGGGCAACCCTTGTTCAATGCTACTCACAATTGTCAAGATCCTCGAG ATAATGCTGTCAGAACAGGAAACACACAATATGCAGAGACACAACTGCATATGGAAAAGAAGGATCAAGGCAGAGAAGAGAATAAAGTTTCAGATGCAGAGCACAACAATAATGACAGCCCACAAAACAAAGAACTTTGTGATCCTTTAATAGAATTTGGTGCAGTTTCTACACAATGCCAAGAGAATCAGAGCCAGAATAAGGAAATAAATCCCCATGTTAATCTGAACAAGACACCACAACAAAAACCAAGAAGAAAGAAGCACCGCCCCAAGGTCATCATAGAAGGCAAACCGAGGAGAAACAGTAAAACAAAGACCCCAAAGTCTGATCAATCAAAAGAAAGCTCAACCAGCAAAAGGAAATATGTAAGAAAGAAGGGATCAAACACAACTTCTACTCCTCAAATAGAAGTGACGGGAGAATTGACTAATCCATTGATGCCAGAATCTGCCAAAAAGACATGCCGAAGATCCTTAAATTTTGACGTAGGAGATCAACAAAGGCAGAGAAATTCTAGATGCATAGAAGATACAAACATAAATTTAGGCAGAGAAACTGTTGCAGCAACAAATACTTTGACAAATGAAGGAAGACAAGCCCTCGGTACACCTCTTTCAGAAAGCAATTCTTGTTGGGCAATGCCACATGCTAACTCGATAGAGAATGGCAACAAAAGAAAGGGTCCACAGGATGAAAACAGAAACAGGGCACAAATTCTATCAAGCAGTGACACAAGAATTTCAACCACAAGTTTACAAGCAGTTGGTTCCAAGAGAAAGCATACAGGAACCATTAAGCATGAGGATACCAACAGCATTAATCTGATTGGGGTACAATATAATATGTTGCAGGCACACTACCAAGAGAGTTGGATTCAATTTCCAAATATTCAGAAGAAAAGGAGAAGTGAAAAGGGGAAAAATtccaatacatcttcagcaagtGCAACAAAAATTGTAGAAGTAGAAGTGTGCCCTCAAGATGCTAGATCAAGTCCTTACGCCTCAACTTCAAACTTTTGGCCCACTAGTTCTGAATATAATGCAGTAAAAGTCCCAGTCATGATTACAGCTACAGAAAGAGTTATTCATGATAAACCCCAGTCATTCAGATATAACTTATCTTCATGGCAGCCTATGCAAACCAAAAGAAGATCAAAACTCCCTACACGAAAGACATCTGTGAATGCTGAAAGAGAACAGACATGTATTGATGCTTTAGTTGCAGATATGGGAGCAACactcaaaaaaaagaaaagaactaaAAAGAGAAGCACTCTTGTCAGTTCAGCATATTCTTGCACAAGTGAAATGCAGCAGCATCAAAAAGTTATGCTGGAAAATTGCAGCTTGCCCTTGAACAACTTATTAG TTGTTGGCAGTGAAGAGACATGGAAAAATGTGCATAGTGCAGACGAATTAACAGAGCAATTTAGGCACCTAAACATAAATAGAGAAAGCAGAGAACTTCTATTACATGGGCAGAATACACTTGTCCCGTATAACCAGCAACATCAAAAGCACAAAGGCCCTGCCAATGGATATGGCACCATCATTCCCTATGAGGGCTCATTTGATCTCATTAAAAAACAACGCCCACGACCTAAAGTTGACCTTGATGAGGAGACTAATAGAGTGTGGAAGCTTCTTCTATTAGATATAAACAGTCCTGGAATTGATGGAATGGATGAAGACAAGGCTAAATGGTGGGAAGAAGAACGAAAAGTGTTCCGTGGAAGGGCCGACTCATTTATTGCACGGATGCATCTTGTACAAG GAGACAGACGATTTTCAAAATGGAAAGGATCAGTTGTGGACTCAGTGGTGGGAGTTTTCCTCACACAAAATGTCTCGGACCATCTTTCCAG TTCTGCATTCATGTCCCTTGCTGCTCGATTCCCCCTGAAGTCAAGCAACAAGTATCAAACATACAATGAGGGAAGCACAAGCTTGTTAGTCAGCAGACCACAACCAGAAGTGTACATTGTGGAACCAGAGGAGAGTTCACAGAAAGTATTGAATCCATGTGCTTATGACTTGAGTTCTATGACAATTGAGAGCACTGAACATTCTGAAGGAAAAGAAGTTGTTGACAGCAACGATTCCTGCAGAACAAATGGGAGCTTAACTAGCTCAACAGATGAATCAAACTTCAAACTGTCAGAATCAACTCAGAAACATATGAGGGACAACCATTGTCCATTGGAAAGTGGACCAATTGGTACCACCATAGGGGAAGCACAAGAAATTTCGTGTATTGGGAGTGTTAGCAAAGAGTTAAGTGACATGGTGTCATCCCAATGCTCTGTCATTACCTCTCAAATATGTGCAGAGTGTTCAGTTGAGCAAAGTCCAGAGAAGATAGGATCATGCTCAGAAAGCAACTcagaagtagaagaactatcAAGTGCAGCCAAGTACAACATCTTTCATGATAGAACTTCTTTCAGTAAGCTTTTAGAAATGGCAAGTTTGACAACATTACATGAAGTAAACAGTCAAAAAAGCAAATCAACTGAGAACTCAAGAGATGCATCTGGTCAATCTATAGGCATAAAGCATGGCAACCAAACAGAAAAGTTGAATGTTACCCAAGATTTCCCAGAAGCCTCCATCATCACATGTAATGAATATTCTTTGAAAATGACCCCTAAAGGAGGAGTACTTGAAGCTGGCCCTTTTGAAATAGAAGACTTGTCAACTGATTtcagaaagaataaagaagaaaatgacATGAAGGGGCCTGGTGTTCAAGCATCAGAGTCTGAAACCCAAGCTGCAATTGCCCATTCTCAATGTATGCTATCTCAGTTTCACAGTCAACAACAAAGTAATCACAAAGAGAAAAATGCTTTGCATGTTTTAGAAGAAACTCAAGATCCTATACAGAAACCAAGGGAATTAGATTGTGGTCATGAGAGCAATACCGTCAAAGAACACACTAAAATTgcctccacaaaatcaacaaagagtAGGGTGCACCTAAAggataaaaaagataattttgatTGGGATAGTTTAAGAAGACAAGCACAAGATAAGGCCGGGAAGAGGGAAAAGACAGAAAACACCATGGACTCTTTGGACTGGGATGCTGTTAGACGTGCAGACGTCAGAGAGATTGCTGATGCAATCAAGGAAAGGGGCATGAACAACATGCTTGCTGAACGTATTAAG AACTTCTTAAATCTCTTGGTTGATAAACATGGGGCCATTGACCTTGAGTGGCTAAGAGATGTTCCACCAGATCAAGCAAA AGAATACTTGCTCAACATAAGGGGATTGGGATTGAAGAGCGTGGAGTGTGTGCGACTTTTAACATTGCATAATCTTGCATTCCCG GTTGACACCAATGTTGGACGAATAGCAGTACGTTTGGGATGGGTGCCTCTCCAGCCACTACCTGAGTCACTACAATTGCATCTTCTAGAATT GTACCCTGTGCTGGAATCCATACAAAAATATCTTTGGCCCCGACTGTGCAAGCTAGACCAAAGAACACT GTATGAGCTGCACTATCAGCTGATTACATTTGGAAAG GTCTTCTGTACAAAATATAAACCAAACTGCAATGCATGCCCAATGAGAGGGGAATGTAGACACTTTGCAAGTGCTTTTGCAAG TGCAAGACTTGCCCTACCAGGACCAGAGCAAAAAGGTATAGTAATCGCAAACGGAAATAACGCAACAAATCAGAACCTGTCGGTAACCATCAATCAATTGCCCTTGCCTCTCCCTACAAATACAAGCCAAGCAGAAGAACTTCAAGAAATACAAGCAAGCAAACAACTTGAAGCAAGATCCGAAATCAATATTTGCCAACCAATTATTGAAGAGCCATCAACTCCAGAACCAGAATGCACCCAAGTGTTAGGAAATGATATAGAGGATGCCTTTTGTGAGGAAACATGTGAAATTCCAGCCATCAATGTAGACATGGAAGAACTCACTTTGAATGTACAAAATTATATGGAGGAAAACATGGATCTTCAAGAAGGTGAAATGTCAAAGGCCTTGGTCGCCCTTACTCCAGAAGCTGCCTGCATTCCAACGCCCAAGCTAAAGAATGTGAATCGATTGCGCACAGAGCATTGGGT TTATGAACTCCCAGATTCACATCGTCTATTAGAAGGG TGGGAGAAGCGAGAGCCTGATGATCCAGGAAAATACCTTCTAGCTATATGGACTCCAG GTGAGACAGCAAATTCTACACAGCCACCAGAAAAAAAATGCAGCTTTCAGGACTGTGGCCAGCTCTGTAATGAGAAAGAGTGCTTTCAATGCAACAGTTTCCGCGAAGCAAATTCACAGATAGTCCGAGGGACAATCCTG atacCATGTCGAACAGCTATGAGAGGGAGTTTTCCATTAAATGGCACCTATTTCCAAGTCAACGAG GTATTTGCTGATGATGAATCAAGTCTTAACCCAATTAGTGTTCCCCGAAGTTGGATCTGGAACCTCAGGAGGCGAACAGTATATTTCGGAACCTCCATCCCAACCATTTTTAGAG GTTTAACAACACAAGAAATTCAACGATGCTTTTGGAGAG GATATGTTTGCGTGCGGGGATTTGACAGGCAGAAAAGAGCACCGCGCCCTCTGAAGGCCAGGCTTCACTTCCCAGCTAGCAAGTTGGAGAAGAAAAAGCCATCAGCTCCAGCAAACACACCAGAAGAGCTTAATCTGAATCTGGAACCAAACCCGGAACCAAACCCGGAACAGCCAGAGCTGCTTGCCAACACTCCCAACCATTAA